In Exiguobacterium sibiricum 7-3, a genomic segment contains:
- a CDS encoding dUTP diphosphatase produces MDWLTLFEMQEQLDKRIQSEHNLTGNQFDERLLALLVELGELANETRCFKFWSTKGPSAQVTILEEYVDGVHFLLSLGLSLDYRKNEFVEGDYYLTATDAFLDVYNKTNVFAISRTEQSYDVLIGAYLALGATLGFTQEMIFKAYVAKNEANHVRQDNGY; encoded by the coding sequence ATGGACTGGTTGACACTTTTTGAAATGCAGGAACAATTGGATAAACGGATTCAGTCAGAACATAATTTGACGGGTAATCAATTTGATGAACGTTTGCTGGCGCTATTAGTGGAGCTTGGTGAGCTTGCGAACGAAACGCGTTGTTTTAAATTCTGGTCGACAAAAGGACCATCGGCTCAAGTCACGATTCTCGAAGAATATGTGGATGGTGTCCATTTTCTACTTTCTTTAGGACTTTCTTTAGATTATCGTAAAAACGAATTTGTCGAAGGTGATTATTATCTGACGGCGACAGACGCGTTTTTGGATGTCTATAATAAGACAAACGTGTTTGCGATTTCACGAACGGAACAAAGTTATGATGTTCTGATTGGTGCTTATCTCGCATTAGGTGCTACACTTGGATTTACACAAGAAATGATTTTCAAAGCTTATGTCGCGAAAAACGAGGCGAATCACGTTCGCCAAGACAACGGTTACTGA
- a CDS encoding M42 family metallopeptidase — MNEQLHMLKRLTDATGVPGNEKEVRQLMREYLEPHAENFHQDGLGSLFAERQGAGEDAPRILIAGHMDEVGFMVTKIDEKGFLRFQPLGGWWGQVLLAQRMNIVTSSGEVIPGVIGAKPPHVLPPEARNKPVDIKEMFIDIGATSKEEVEGWGIRPGDTVVPHCEFTVMKNDNFLMAKAWDNRVGCAIAIEAIKRLKEEGHPNTIFAGATVQEEVGLRGAQTIANLLRPTIAFAVDTGIPGDTPGMTDREALSKLGEGVQVILFDATMIAHRGLIDFVTTVAKEENIKYQLDLTPGGGTDAAKFHLSHTGVPSLALTVPIRYLHTNVSIMHKADFEAAVDLIVAVTKRLDAETVQAIYEG, encoded by the coding sequence ATGAATGAACAATTACATATGCTGAAACGTCTTACGGACGCAACGGGTGTTCCCGGAAATGAGAAAGAAGTACGTCAATTAATGCGCGAATATCTCGAACCGCATGCAGAAAACTTCCATCAAGACGGATTAGGCAGTTTGTTTGCCGAACGTCAAGGAGCGGGAGAAGATGCACCGCGGATTTTGATTGCCGGGCATATGGACGAGGTCGGATTCATGGTCACGAAGATTGATGAGAAAGGATTCCTTCGCTTCCAACCACTCGGTGGATGGTGGGGACAGGTTCTTCTTGCACAGCGTATGAATATTGTCACGTCATCTGGCGAAGTTATTCCAGGTGTGATTGGTGCGAAACCACCTCATGTTTTACCACCGGAAGCGCGCAATAAACCAGTCGATATCAAAGAGATGTTCATCGATATCGGGGCTACTTCGAAAGAAGAAGTCGAGGGTTGGGGAATCCGACCGGGAGATACGGTTGTTCCGCATTGCGAATTTACTGTGATGAAAAATGATAATTTCCTGATGGCAAAAGCATGGGATAACCGTGTGGGTTGCGCCATTGCAATCGAAGCAATCAAACGCTTAAAAGAAGAAGGACACCCGAATACGATCTTTGCCGGTGCTACCGTACAGGAAGAAGTCGGCTTACGCGGTGCTCAAACGATTGCAAACTTGCTTCGCCCGACGATCGCGTTTGCGGTCGACACAGGAATTCCCGGCGACACACCAGGTATGACGGATCGTGAAGCTTTGTCGAAACTTGGAGAAGGCGTTCAAGTCATCCTGTTTGATGCCACGATGATTGCACACCGTGGATTGATTGATTTTGTCACAACTGTTGCTAAAGAAGAAAACATTAAATATCAATTGGATCTGACACCGGGTGGTGGAACGGATGCAGCGAAGTTCCATCTGTCTCATACAGGTGTTCCTTCACTTGCATTGACTGTTCCGATCCGCTACCTGCATACAAATGTTTCAATCATGCATAAAGCAGATTTCGAAGCAGCCGTCGACTTGATCGTCGCGGTAACAAAACGTTTAGATGCAGAGACGGTCCAAGCGATTTACGAGGGGTAA
- a CDS encoding TrmH family RNA methyltransferase, with protein MKHISSAKNEIVKQWKKLLTKKGRLQTKRFLIEGEHLVEEAVRAGIIKELIVREDVQVPGSWKKNAADLITIDESVAKVLSETETTQGIFAVCEMKQQTERLERGRYLLLDRLQDPGNVGTMIRTADAAGFDGVIIGHGTVDVYNSKVLRATQGSIFHLPVIMMSLEEAVQDLHELGVFILGTDLRGAQPYTDVENLGAIGLIIGNEAQGVAPELLDQCDGRAYIPIRGKAESLNAAVAAGILLYHFAPAD; from the coding sequence ATGAAACACATTTCATCTGCAAAAAACGAGATCGTTAAACAATGGAAAAAATTACTGACTAAAAAAGGGCGTCTGCAAACGAAACGTTTCCTGATTGAAGGGGAACATTTAGTCGAAGAAGCTGTCCGCGCCGGTATCATCAAGGAATTGATCGTCCGCGAAGACGTTCAAGTACCGGGTTCGTGGAAGAAGAATGCCGCTGATTTGATCACGATTGATGAATCAGTCGCAAAAGTGCTCTCTGAAACAGAAACGACACAAGGGATTTTTGCTGTCTGTGAGATGAAACAGCAAACTGAACGCTTGGAACGTGGGCGTTACCTCTTACTCGACCGTCTTCAGGACCCGGGTAATGTTGGTACGATGATTCGGACAGCAGATGCTGCCGGATTCGACGGAGTAATCATCGGACATGGAACGGTTGATGTCTACAACAGTAAAGTCCTCCGGGCGACACAAGGATCTATCTTCCATTTACCGGTCATCATGATGTCACTTGAAGAAGCCGTTCAAGACTTACATGAACTGGGTGTCTTCATTTTAGGGACTGACTTACGTGGAGCTCAACCTTACACAGATGTTGAGAACCTGGGTGCCATCGGATTGATTATCGGAAACGAAGCGCAAGGTGTTGCTCCTGAGTTGCTTGATCAGTGTGATGGCCGAGCGTATATCCCGATTCGCGGAAAAGCGGAGTCCTTAAATGCAGCGGTTGCCGCCGGTATTTTACTTTATCATTTTGCTCCGGCTGATTGA